From one Dermacentor silvarum isolate Dsil-2018 chromosome 3, BIME_Dsil_1.4, whole genome shotgun sequence genomic stretch:
- the LOC119446050 gene encoding SREBP regulating gene protein-like — protein sequence MVTKVIVRFLKKRIVLAVIFCVSLLYCLSSLLTEDSLGVETNETLGKISLPPSSFKWHLDKEKSNSSAPVSCRNSVQGKVLVADDRGYVCQRSEVASNGCCIAEAASTRRYCCDTCQPNGCCSIYEYCISCCMHPQKITILQKILGKASDTFKMLVASITDHFELCLTKCRTSSDSVHHENSYRDPKAKHCYADEPPGQQVATRSQLMKE from the exons ATGGTGACCAAAGTCATTGTAAGGTTCCTGAAGAAGAGGATTGTGCTTGCTGTCATCTTCTGTGTGTCGCTTCTTTACTGCTTATCGTCGCTCTTAACAGAG GACTCGCTAGGTGTCGAAACGAACGAAACTCTTGGAAAGATTTCTCTTCCACCGAGCTCCTTCAAATGGCATCTTGATAAAGAAAAGAGCAACTCGAGTGCCCCCGTTAGTTGCAGAAATTCGGTACAAGGAAAAGTCCTCGTAGCAGATGACCGAG GTTACGTCTGCCAAAGATCAGAGGTTGCATCAAATGGCTGTTGCATTGCTGAAGCTGCCAGCACACGACGCTACTGCTGTGATACGTGCCAGCCCAATGGTTGCTGCAGCATCTACGAGTACTGCATCTCCTGCTGCATGCATCCACAAAAG ATCACAATACTGCAGAAGATCCTAGGGAAAGCATCGGACACTTTCAAAATGTTGGTGGCATCCATCACCGACCATTTTGAGCTTTGCCTCACAAAGTGCAGGACGTCGTCTGAT AGTGTTCATCATGAGAACTCGTACCGTGATCCCAAGGCGAAGCATTGCTACGCCGACGAGCCACCGGGTCAGCAAGTGGCAACACGAAGCCAGCTAATGAAGGAGTAA